A window of the Dioscorea cayenensis subsp. rotundata cultivar TDr96_F1 chromosome 14, TDr96_F1_v2_PseudoChromosome.rev07_lg8_w22 25.fasta, whole genome shotgun sequence genome harbors these coding sequences:
- the LOC120275233 gene encoding PHD finger protein ING1 isoform X2 → MGFMEDFQAKSLPAMLQRNYSMMRDLDKSFQGVQRQNEQRCEQEMENIKRGVESGNITPDSSLIRFSDEALEEQKHCIRIADEKVALAVQAYDIVDAHIQQLDQYMRKLEEIRKEKELAASAGANVLNTENTTRSGRISESSRGGRKKTRLAAAAAVEPISMDLELPVDPNEPTYCFCNQVSFGEMVACDNPDCKIEWFHFGCVGLKEHPKGKWYCSNCSGMQKRRKGK, encoded by the exons ATGGGATTCATGGAGGACTTCCAAGCCa AATCCCTCCCAGCGATGCTGCAACGTAACTACAGCATGATGCGGGATCTTGATAAAAGTTTTCAAG GAGTACAACGGCAAAATGAACAGCGTTGTGAACAAGAAATGGAGAACATCAAGCGGGGAGTTGAATCTGGTAACATTACTCCTGATTCATCACTCATCAGGTTCTCTGATGAGGCTCTTGAGGAGCAAAAGCACTGCATCAGAATTGCTGATGAAAAAGTGGCATTGGCTGTACAAGCATATGACATA GTTGATGCTCACATCCAACAACTTGACCAATACATGAGGAAACTTGAAGAGATTCGGAAAG AAAAAGAGCTTGCTGCAAGTGCAGGAGCTAACGTCTTGAATACTGAAAATACCACCAGATCCGGAAGGATAAGCGAAAGTAGCCGAGGAGGCCGTAAAAA AACACGGTTAGCGGCGGCAGCAGCAGTAGAACCGATAAGCATGGATTTAGAGCTGCCAGTTGATCCAAACGAACCTACATATTGTTTCTGCAACCAAGTTAGCTTCGGAGAGATGGTTGCTTGTGACAATCCAGAT TGCAAGATAGAGTGGTTCCACTTCGGTTGTGTCGGTCTGAAAGAACATCCAAAGGGAAAATGGTACTGCTCCAATTGTTCCGGAATGCAGAAACGCCGAAAAGGGAAGTGA
- the LOC120275233 gene encoding PHD finger protein ING1 isoform X1, producing MGFMEDFQASLESLPAMLQRNYSMMRDLDKSFQGVQRQNEQRCEQEMENIKRGVESGNITPDSSLIRFSDEALEEQKHCIRIADEKVALAVQAYDIVDAHIQQLDQYMRKLEEIRKEKELAASAGANVLNTENTTRSGRISESSRGGRKKTRLAAAAAVEPISMDLELPVDPNEPTYCFCNQVSFGEMVACDNPDCKIEWFHFGCVGLKEHPKGKWYCSNCSGMQKRRKGK from the exons ATGGGATTCATGGAGGACTTCCAAGCCa GTTTAGAATCCCTCCCAGCGATGCTGCAACGTAACTACAGCATGATGCGGGATCTTGATAAAAGTTTTCAAG GAGTACAACGGCAAAATGAACAGCGTTGTGAACAAGAAATGGAGAACATCAAGCGGGGAGTTGAATCTGGTAACATTACTCCTGATTCATCACTCATCAGGTTCTCTGATGAGGCTCTTGAGGAGCAAAAGCACTGCATCAGAATTGCTGATGAAAAAGTGGCATTGGCTGTACAAGCATATGACATA GTTGATGCTCACATCCAACAACTTGACCAATACATGAGGAAACTTGAAGAGATTCGGAAAG AAAAAGAGCTTGCTGCAAGTGCAGGAGCTAACGTCTTGAATACTGAAAATACCACCAGATCCGGAAGGATAAGCGAAAGTAGCCGAGGAGGCCGTAAAAA AACACGGTTAGCGGCGGCAGCAGCAGTAGAACCGATAAGCATGGATTTAGAGCTGCCAGTTGATCCAAACGAACCTACATATTGTTTCTGCAACCAAGTTAGCTTCGGAGAGATGGTTGCTTGTGACAATCCAGAT TGCAAGATAGAGTGGTTCCACTTCGGTTGTGTCGGTCTGAAAGAACATCCAAAGGGAAAATGGTACTGCTCCAATTGTTCCGGAATGCAGAAACGCCGAAAAGGGAAGTGA